The following nucleotide sequence is from Falco naumanni isolate bFalNau1 chromosome 6, bFalNau1.pat, whole genome shotgun sequence.
AAAGCATCACCAGGAGGCAAGACAGAAGTGGGGGTGAAGGAAAGGCCGGCGGTTCCTGTCCCTGCGATCCCTGCAGTCCCTGCAGTCCCTGCGCTCAGGCTGCACGGAGCTGCGGAGCCTGGTAAGCCCTGGAGCCTCAGCGGGTTGTCCAGGGACTCTTCTCCCTGCAAGTATCAGACATAATGAATGGGCACAATTTAATtgtggtggggggtgtgtggatCGGGAACAGGGAGCCAGAGATGGGTCCCTGTGGGCAGGTTAGTGCTCAGCCTGCCCCCCCTGAGGCGGCAGGTGCCTGGGCAAAGCTGGCTTCACTGTGGGCAGGGGCGGTGCAGCAGTGGTTACCTCCAGATGACTCTTGAAAAAAGTTTTGTAGGTACGTTTTTAAAAAGCGTGCCTACAGCTTGAAACAGGCCGCGTCATCCGAGAACAGGAGTTGGTGTGTGCCTGGAAACGACACACTGTGTGCACCTGCCCGTGTTTGTGCCTCCTCGGGTCCCCATCCGAGCTCGCTGGCTGCACAGCAAGGGCGCAACAGGGGATCCAGGTGCTGTTTGCACCTCAGAGGAACTTCAGCCTCCCCCCGGTAGCCGGTGGTACCCAGGCTCCGCTGCAGTGCAGAGgtcccagctgctgtgctgcgCTGCGGGTGTCTGGCGGGGCCAGGGGCCCTGGTCTGATGAAGGCATTGCTGCACTAAAACGACTCGGCACCTGTGCTCATTCCTGTCTTTACTCACAGAGAACAACACAGAACTGCCTTTGCTACGCAAatctgctgcaaacagcagatGAGAAGAAATCGAGTAGTTGCCAAGCTTCCCACTCCTCTGTTTTTCCAGAACGACACGGCAAGGTTGCCATTAGCCAGGGCACACGAGCCAGGCGTGAGGCAGCACCTCCGCAGAAGCCAGAAGCACCGTTTCGGCTGCATTTGATGTCCTGGAACAAGACTACACACCTTGATACACTAATACTTGTTTTAAATTGTACCACCTGCCTTCAGTGCCAAAGCCATGccatttgcctttaaaaaatgaaaattagtcTAATTTATattgaagttttgttttaaaaaaaccacccagtgTTACCCATCAAAAAAACTCCCGACTAGTGCAGATGTGTAGATAAAAATGGACCAGGGGGAGCAGCCCaagcagctgctcagctctcAGTGCTGGTGGCATCAGCCCTGCAGGGCAATGCGAGCGGAGCAGGAAGACGACAGATAAAAGGGCTGTCACCAAGGACGAACCCTATTTGGTTTTAAAGTCTGCCAAGGGACACGTTTGGAAGCAAACCACTGCCGATTCATGAATGTGTATTTGCATGagctgagctttaaaaaaaacaccgCTACAGTTACATACTTGGAACAATTTGGGGAGTTTTCTGTGCTACAGCTAAAGCTGTTTGCTGCTTGGTATTTACTTACTGGCAGAGGTGCCTTCCCAtaccagctgtgctgcagtacTTGCTACTGTAAGCTTTAAAAAGGGGGCGTCTCACAATGTGAAGACAGCACACGAAGTATTTTGCAGCTGGTCACTTCCTAACTTGCCCCTGTGGTGCTGGAAGCGTCTGGTGAAACTGTGGTCCTGCTCAAGTCAAAATTCTGCCAGCTTCTTCGAACCCAGGCTCAATCTTCACGTACCTTCACCAAACAAGACGAAACAGTGGAGTGGTCCCTGGGCACAGACACACTCACGCAGCTCAGGGATCAGTATCTCGCAGTACCTTCATATTGCCGTGCAGTTAATTGGAGAGTATGCTCGCATTTTAATGAGCGGGTGGATTAAATGGGTTGACCTGGGACGATAGATCCTGTGCACTTACTGATAACATGACTGGGCTGAATTCtttgtgcagcactgctcccgTGTGTGGCGTTACACAAGCAACCGAAGACACCGTCACAGCAGAAAGCCTGTAAAACTCGCGTTTGGGTAAGTTAAATTAAATTGAACCTCGGATATTTGGAATAATTGAAACTAATTATGGGATCGTTTCTTTTACTGCTTGTAGTGTCATAAGATTACCACACAGCACTTACTGACGGGAGGCGTTGCACTGCTGGTTACACCAGTGCCCATCCTGCCCCCAGCTTGCCGAGAAACTGGCCTTGTGCAAGAGGTGCCGCGCTGCCGCACCGCGCACAGGCTCTGCAGCGCTCCTCGCCACCGCCTGCTTGCCTGCGGGAGGCAAAGCCCGTGCGGTGGGGGGTTCACTCCGTGGGGCTGCCTAGTCCGAGCGCACGGCAGAACCAATCCACCGTGCCAGACGGTGGTCTGCAGTGCCGCGTGCTTTCCAAGTTAACGGTGTCCATTTGGTGttgcagcctctgctgctttaACCACCAACTTCCAGAACTTACTAACTCGCAGGATGTTTCTGGAGCAAATGAATCGGTGCTCCTTCTTACCTCTTGTGCTCTTGCTCACTGGCAAATAGAAGGCTTCTTGTAACTTCTAAAAAATACCGGTGAAAAGTGGACACACTGCGCACCGCCTAGCCATCCGGTACAGCTTACTCTGGAATAACTGGTAAGGCAAATAAGCAAGGAGAAAGTTTGGTCCAAGATCAAcgggttttattatttcaaactcagacaaatatatttctgaagaacactaccacaattattttcacaagcatattaaaaatacctGCCTTGCATGAAAGGTTATAATACTAAAATTCATGCTATTCAGATCTCAATAGCATAACGgcaaatgaaagacattttcagcTGTATAAATCACTACACTATAGTGGACAGTAAATAGTATTTCCTGGTTTTAGGGGCAAACAACAATCCAGTGGCAGTGAATTTACCACACAATACAGGTACTGCGAGTACGGCTACACCTAGCTTTGAAACGCCACGCAGAGCATCGTCAGCCTCTCCTGTGGTCATTAAACTTCTCCGCTATTTTCTGCAGCTCCAAATCCATTGCAGCCAggttttccagttctttttcctgtgaaaacatAGGAGTGTTTTACACGGCAAATAGCGTTGGCAAACGTTTTGTTCTATGAAAATGAGAGCCAAGGACCATTTCTGAGGCAGCCACTCCAGCTGCTCACTGGCCCCGGGGGCGAGGGGTATGGGCAGCGCAGCACGTGCTCCGAGATTTGTGCAGTTTCCTGCCTTTAGCCAAACTGGGGCTGGGGAAAGTATCGAAACACTCGTTCCAAGCTGGCCCCAGTTACGGCTCCCTCTTGGCTGTAAAGCACCATTATCTAGCAGCAACCTCCTGCTAGGACAGCTGCCCCCTGCCTCGGTGACGGTCCCTCGGGAGGCTGCAGCCTTACGGGCACGGCACGGGGGCTCAGGCTTGCACACAGCGAGCAACCAGAGGAACGCCTCCCCCTTaagaggtgctgggggggaaATAAAGAATGATGTGACCAGTTCTTGTTTATGATGGTGATTTCTAACACCATTTAACCTTTGTAAATGGATATTAAACCGCCactgctcccacccagcccagctgtgtGCGATGGCTACAGTGACGTATGTAAGGAGCGTCCAGGTGACAGGTTCTCCAGGACACCAAAGCAGCCCAGGAAGCCCAAGAAAGGGGCTCACACACACGGGAACTATGGGACGAACTGGGCTTACGGGGGCAAGCCATgttctgccctgcagctgcaccagGAAGTCGGTGGACAGCTGAATTTCACTCTAAATGTCCAACCTATTTTCTAGCTGTATGTTTTAAACAACCTGACAGATGAAGTGGTGCTTGCTAATTacctctctgctcctgctgcaatGGGCATCTCTGTTTTATTAGTCTGTAAGACCCTAGAAGGGAAGAGGTGAGGcccaaagaggaagaaaatctttttcttcctgtcctgcAGACAGAAGCTAACAAGGAGGCACACTGTCTTTATTTTGCAAACTGTGCCCTGGGGTAGTTTCACTGTATTCATtcaaagaaagcagattttgaaGTCACTGCAGATCTGGCTCTCAATGCGACTTAATCTTGTGGTTTTCCACGCACAGTTCGCTAGCTGCCTTGGGAAGGGTGCACGTGAAGTCAGCTTCCCCTGGCTTGTCAGGGAAACCCCCGTACACATACCTCCTCCTCTACATACCTCCTCCTCTGTCAGAGGCCTCTGGCTCAGACTTCTTCTGTCATTCCTGATTATGTGACGTTTTTTCATGTCTTCTCCCGAATTGTACAGCTCTGGGAATTCAGCCGATTTCTTCCTGTAATTCAGAAGTTGTGCGAGTTGATCCATCTTGTTGTATTGCCTTTTGATATCGTATTTGTTCATTTTGCCAAGGTTCCTCTTCTCGGTGCGTCCGTGCTTCAGAGCGCTTAggatttgctttttctcccaccAGTTGTAGTCATTATATTCAGGGAAAAGACTCTCCTCGTTCAGGGTGGGCCTGCCCTCCTCTTTGCCCTCCAGAAGCTGCTCCCCTGCACTGTCCTGCTTCTCAAAGGGTTGGCTTTTCCACCACAGGTAGAAAGGGCTGTGGGATGCTGTACTTCTCTTCTCATTCTCCCCAGGGAGATGGCTTCTGTACTCCTCCCTCTCTGCATATCTTCTTTCCTCCATATTCTCCTCATTTTCCATCTGATCACTGCTGTGATGCTTCTTTCCTacttcctccacctcctcctcctcctcactgttGCCAGGGTAGCGCTGCTGCTCTACACTGTCCTCAGTGCTGTACTGTCTTCTGGCCTGCCCACTGCGTTCTTGAGCGTACGTGTTCTGTGACCCTGCACCTTCACTGTCCCACAAGCGGTATCTCCCTCCAGCACgatgctgcttctccttgctGCCACCACCGAGATACCCGTCCAGCTCTTCCTCGCTTTCCCCTCGAAGATACGTCCTTCCCTCAGACCGGTGCCTCCTCACCTCACGCGATCCATCATGGCGTCTCCTCTCCTCGTGCCATTTCTCATTACTTTCTTCACTGTGGCGATgcctcttgttttcttcctcactgCTCTCGTCACTCTGCTGCCACCTTTCTCTGTACTCCTCGCTTCCCTGCTCTGCACGCCTCTTCGCCTGCACCTCTTCAGCCCCATGCCTCCCGTGATAACCGCTCTTCTCCTCACGCTGCTGCTCAGACTCTTCACGATGTTTCTGATGGCGGTTCCTTCTGTCCCAGAGATGGGCCGCCTCTGTGTCCGATTCCTCAGCTGCTACTTCTTTTTCACCACCATGGCCCCTCTTCTCTTCAGAGGTGTCACCCATTCGATGCTTCCCATGATAACGTTTGGGTTTGTAGGGTTGCTTTTCCTCCACTGTTTCTTCGCTGTCATCAGATTCTTCGTGCTCTTGCTGATGGGAGAAATCACGCTCCATAGACTCATGGTGGtgtttttcacttctttcttcctctgcttctccctcttcACCTTCACGAATTCTTTTGTAAGGGCTCTGCATTCCCTCCTCCGAGTGCCAGCGGCCCACGGGACGTGGATTGTTCCCATCAGGGGACTCCTCTGTGCTTGTGCCTCCAGAGCGGGACTTCTTGCTGAGAACAGCACGCTCTACCTCTTCGTCATGACGCTTGCTCTCCTTGCTTTCCTCTTCGCTGTGGTagctcttctcctcctctcttctgATTTCCTgatagtgtttcttttcttccgTATGAAGTCTCTCTTCTTGAATAGGCGTGTGGTGtccatcctcctcttccttgctTCTACCTTCCTCGTGAGCAAGTCTCTCCTCGTCGCTTCCTTTCATGTACTTTTTAGATTCCTCTTCTGCCTGACTCTGTTCTTTCTCCATACTCCCAGGACGATGATTTTCAATCTCTCCTGGGTCTTTCAAATGCCTCACTTCAAGCTGTTTGTTTTCGCTCCTCTCTCTGTCATTTCTACCACCTACAATAACAAGAGCAGCATAATGAAGTAATCCAACTCTGCACTGACACgttatttcagtttaaatagaTAACTGGCTTCCCAAAGTAGCAAGAAGATTTGGACAgaattattgttttttaattctgattttaaaatgagtgATTTCCTAATACTTTGTGCGTTTGCCTGGAAAAGCATtaagtaattttcattaaatcagGCATTTTAAAAGTTCCACTGAAATTTTGACAGTAATTTTTCCTCTtcgttttttttctttgtttgtgaTCACATTTTTAGTATTGACTTAAATTAACTCTCATTCCCATGAAAAATCAATGGGATCTGGAGTTGTGTTCAGTTCTTTGAATGCCAAGTCTTATCCATCACATATGCTTATCCACAAAAAAGACAACCATCTATTTCAAGCTACTCAAAGGTATGTGGAGCttttaacaaattttaaaattctaaattgactggaaaaaaaaagaaaagaaagaaacctgttACTTTGTAATCAGTGTGTTTAATCAAATCACGTTCCTTCCACTATTCCTAGAATGCTAAATGCAAGTCTGACTGACCACAATGGTAAAACACATGAAGGAGTTTCTGCTGCATTTGTACCTGAGTAACATCAGAAATAGATCACAAATCCTGAAAGTAGCtgcacagatttaaaaatagctcagcgtttctgaaaagctgctcaTCATCTGATAATTCTTGGAGGAGATGTGTCTAATGGCAAAAATACGGTCCTTACCCTCTCTTTCCAGtaggtgtggttttgttttccaatatatggcaaatacacattttttttcccctgaaattaACAACCACAAACAAAGCTTGGTGCCCGATGGCGTTCAGCATCCCCTAGAAATTTGGGGCTGCGTTAGATACAAATACACATATTCCCACCCTCCTCTGATGATCGCAGCGTGGCTAATACACAGCAGGAGACAGATGGGTTTCGTTATTGCTTCTCACTGGCAGCAAGTTCAAGAGCCTTTTTATTGTTCCCTGGCAGAAGAGAAAGATGTGCATTCCGCGGTTTGGCACAGCATCAAACTTAACCACACTTCACTGCTGACTGCTACCGAGCATGCCGACCGCCTTACAGCTCGACATCAAGGCAGCCACGCTGCAGGAATGAGCTCACCTGAAATGAGCGCTCCCGCAGGGAGCTTTTGGCACACCTCTCCAGA
It contains:
- the CHGB gene encoding secretogranin-1 isoform X3: MEKEQSQAEEESKKYMKGSDEERLAHEEGRSKEEEDGHHTPIQEERLHTEEKKHYQEIRREEEKSYHSEEESKESKRHDEEVERAVLSKKSRSGGTSTEESPDGNNPRPVGRWHSEEGMQSPYKRIREGEEGEAEEERSEKHHHESMERDFSHQQEHEESDDSEETVEEKQPYKPKRYHGKHRMGDTSEEKRGHGGEKEVAAEESDTEAAHLWDRRNRHQKHREESEQQREEKSGYHGRHGAEEVQAKRRAEQGSEEYRERWQQSDESSEEENKRHRHSEESNEKWHEERRRHDGSREVRRHRSEGRTYLRGESEEELDGYLGGGSKEKQHRAGGRYRLWDSEGAGSQNTYAQERSGQARRQYSTEDSVEQQRYPGNSEEEEEVEEVGKKHHSSDQMENEENMEERRYAEREEYRSHLPGENEKRSTASHSPFYLWWKSQPFEKQDSAGEQLLEGKEEGRPTLNEESLFPEYNDYNWWEKKQILSALKHGRTEKRNLGKMNKYDIKRQYNKMDQLAQLLNYRKKSAEFPELYNSGEDMKKRHIIRNDRRSLSQRPLTEEEEKELENLAAMDLELQKIAEKFNDHRRG
- the CHGB gene encoding secretogranin-1 isoform X1; the encoded protein is MFACGDYIPCGQSVKPRHGVSAVPVEKDHTEEVVTRCIVEVLSNALSKTNAPPINPECKEILKKSGRNDRERSENKQLEVRHLKDPGEIENHRPGSMEKEQSQAEEESKKYMKGSDEERLAHEEGRSKEEEDGHHTPIQEERLHTEEKKHYQEIRREEEKSYHSEEESKESKRHDEEVERAVLSKKSRSGGTSTEESPDGNNPRPVGRWHSEEGMQSPYKRIREGEEGEAEEERSEKHHHESMERDFSHQQEHEESDDSEETVEEKQPYKPKRYHGKHRMGDTSEEKRGHGGEKEVAAEESDTEAAHLWDRRNRHQKHREESEQQREEKSGYHGRHGAEEVQAKRRAEQGSEEYRERWQQSDESSEEENKRHRHSEESNEKWHEERRRHDGSREVRRHRSEGRTYLRGESEEELDGYLGGGSKEKQHRAGGRYRLWDSEGAGSQNTYAQERSGQARRQYSTEDSVEQQRYPGNSEEEEEVEEVGKKHHSSDQMENEENMEERRYAEREEYRSHLPGENEKRSTASHSPFYLWWKSQPFEKQDSAGEQLLEGKEEGRPTLNEESLFPEYNDYNWWEKKQILSALKHGRTEKRNLGKMNKYDIKRQYNKMDQLAQLLNYRKKSAEFPELYNSGEDMKKRHIIRNDRRSLSQRPLTEEEEKELENLAAMDLELQKIAEKFNDHRRG
- the CHGB gene encoding secretogranin-1 isoform X2, producing MGPLALLGLLGAAALAGVSAVPVEKDHTEEVVTRCIVEVLSNALSKTNAPPINPECKEILKKSGRNDRERSENKQLEVRHLKDPGEIENHRPGSMEKEQSQAEEESKKYMKGSDEERLAHEEGRSKEEEDGHHTPIQEERLHTEEKKHYQEIRREEEKSYHSEEESKESKRHDEEVERAVLSKKSRSGGTSTEESPDGNNPRPVGRWHSEEGMQSPYKRIREGEEGEAEEERSEKHHHESMERDFSHQQEHEESDDSEETVEEKQPYKPKRYHGKHRMGDTSEEKRGHGGEKEVAAEESDTEAAHLWDRRNRHQKHREESEQQREEKSGYHGRHGAEEVQAKRRAEQGSEEYRERWQQSDESSEEENKRHRHSEESNEKWHEERRRHDGSREVRRHRSEGRTYLRGESEEELDGYLGGGSKEKQHRAGGRYRLWDSEGAGSQNTYAQERSGQARRQYSTEDSVEQQRYPGNSEEEEEVEEVGKKHHSSDQMENEENMEERRYAEREEYRSHLPGENEKRSTASHSPFYLWWKSQPFEKQDSAGEQLLEGKEEGRPTLNEESLFPEYNDYNWWEKKQILSALKHGRTEKRNLGKMNKYDIKRQYNKMDQLAQLLNYRKKSAEFPELYNSGEDMKKRHIIRNDRRSLSQRPLTEEEEKELENLAAMDLELQKIAEKFNDHRRG